The nucleotide sequence GTCGAAAAGCTCAAGGAACTCAAGCCCAATATCGCTCGCTGGTTCAACACCTCGAACGAAGTCGATGGCCTGATCCAGCGCAAGGAAGCTGGTGTGGCTGCCGGTTTTGGCGGCTTCCGCTCGCACGCACTCATCGATGGCGGCGTGCCGGGCAAGTTCATCATCCCGGCGGAAGGCGCACCGATGGGCGTTTTGTCCTACCACGTGCCGGCGAACCACCCGAACCGCGATCTCCTGCTCGAATTCGTCAACTTCGCTCTGGCGCCCGAGCAGCAGGCTGCTTTCGGCAATGCAATGCCGACCGGCGTCACCAACTCGAAGGCCGTGCTTGACCCGGCCGTCGCCAGCAAGATCGCTCCGGCGGACCAGCTGCTGCGCATCGACTGGGCGTCGATCCAGAGCCAGTTCACCGAAATTACCCAGCGCATGCAGCAGGAAGTGATCTCGGGTTAATCGCCATGTCCAACGGTTCTCTTCCTTTGATCGGCGGCTTTGCCGAAGACCGCTTTGCCCCGGTCGCCCGGGCGTTTTCCGAGAATTTCACGCAGCGTGAAGAGCTTGGCGGCGCCGTGGCGATCTACCACGGCAACAAGCTTGTGGTTGATCTGTGGGGGGGAAGCCGGGACGCCGCAAGCAATGCCCCCTGGCAGGCCGATACCATCACGCTGATGATGTCGGTCGCCAAGGGGATTTCCGCGATCTGCGTGGCCATGGTGGCCGATCGCGGATTGCTCTCGCTCGATGCTCCGGTCAGCCAGTACTGGCCGGAGTTCGCCGCCGAGGGCAAAGAAAAAGTGACGGTGCGGGAGGCGCTTAGCCATCTGGCTGGGATTCCCGTCACCGATCTGGCCAAGCCTGGTGATTTCTACCACTGGGACCGGATGATCTCTGCCATCGCCAACCAGAAGCCGCTTTGGCCGGTGGGCGAGCAGCAGGTCTATCATTCCTCGACCCTGGGCTTTATCGCCGGTGAGCTGATCCGCCGGGTGACGGGGAAGACGCTGGGCACATTCCTCAGGGAAGAAATCTGTGCGCCGCGGGGGTTTGACTACTTTATCGGCATGTCCGAGGCCGAGCGGGCGCGCTGTGCGACGATCGTGCCGTCGGCCAATAATGTGGTCAATGCCGCCAAGCGGGAGCCGGTGGAATCGGTCGCCTATCGCATGTGGCAGTCGGTGCCGGTGGAAGAGGATTACAACTCAACCCTTTGGCGCCAAAACGAAATTCCGTCCGTAAACGGACATGGCACGGCGCGGGCCGTCGCTGGGATCTATAATGCCGTCATCAATCCCGGCCCCAATGGCGAAAAGCCTTTGGTGGGCCAGGAAACGCTGGCGCAGTTCCTGACCGAGCAGCGGGCGCGGGGCGAGAATGCCGAAAAGGGCCGGCTGCGCATGGCCGTCGGCTTCATGCTCAACTCCCCGCCGCACCGGGCAATGGGCCCGAATCCTGAGGCTTTCGGGCATTCCGGAGCCGGTGGATCGCAGGCTTTTGCCGATCCGGTGGCGGGTCTGTCGCTGTGCTGGACGACCAACAAGATGCATGACGGCGGCGATATCGGGCCGCGCGCGGCCGCAATCATCGAGGCCGCATACGCGTCCATCGCGTGAGGCATTGGCGGTGAGTTGGTTAGCAGACTGTTAGCGTTGAGAGCTTCGGGCTGCGAAATGTGATGGGAGGGCATGGCCCTCCCAAAGTTGTTTCAGCGCAGGAGCACGAGCGAGCGCGGTGCCATCTTTATGGTGCCGTGGGTCGGGGTGGCGCGATGGTCTTCGAGAGCGGCGGTGTCGATCTCGACGATCCAGTCTGAACCGTCGGCGCGCTCGGGCAGGACGAAGTCGACTTCGCCGTCATGGGGGTTGAAGAGCACAACCACCTCCCACCAGATGCCGTCCTGATCCTTGAGGTCGTCGCGCGACAGGCGCAGGCCCAGTGTCGTGGCGCCGCCATCAAGCCAATGGGCGGTCTGCTGTTCGCCGCCACCGGGATTGTACCAGGTGACGCTCATCATATCGCGCCAGTTTTCGCGATGGACCAGCGGCTGGGCCTGGCGGATGGCGATCAGCTTTCGGACGAAATCGGTCAGCGATTTTGCGTTCTCGCTATGGTCCCAATGGATCCAGCTGATTTCGCTGTCCTGGGCATAGCCATTGTTATTGCCATGCTGGGTGCGGCTGAACTCGTCGCCCGCCAACAGCATGGGCGTGCCATGGGAGAGGAAGAGCGTCGCGAGGAAATTGCGCTTCTGCCGCTCGCGGATGGCGACGATGTTCTCGTCGTCGGTCTCGCCCTCGGCGCCATAATTATAGCTACGGTTGTCGTTGTGGCCGTCGTTGTTGTCCTCGCCATTGGCCTCGTTGTGCTTGTCATTATAGGAGACGAGGTCATGGAGGGTGAAACCGTCATGGGCCGTGAGGAAGTTGACCCCGGCCCAGGGGCGACGGCCGCGCAGATCATAGACATCGCCTGAGCCGGTGAAGCGGGCGGCAAAGTCCTGGGAAATGTGGTCGGTGTCCTTCCAGTAGTCCCGGATGGTGTCGCGGTATTTGTCGTTCCACTCGGCCCAGCCGGGCGGGAAGCCGCCGACTTGATAGCCGCCGGGACCGATGTCCCAGGGTTCGCCGACGAGCTTGACCTGCGAGAGGACCGGGTCCTGCCCGACCGCATCGAAGAAGCCGCCGCGCTGGTCAAACCCTTCCGGCTCGCGCCCCAGAATAGTGCCGAGATCGAAGCGGAAGCCGTCTACATGCATGTCCTCGGCCCAGTAGCGCAGGCTGTCCGTGACCATCTGCAGAACGCGGGGATGGCTGGTGTTGACGGTATTACCGGTACCGGTGTCGTTGATGTAGTAGCGCGGGTCGCCCGGCATGGTGCGGTAATAGGAGAAATTGTCGATGCCCTTGAAGGAAAGGGTCGGCCCCATCTCATTGCCTTCGGCGGTATGGTTGTAGACCACGTCCAGAATGACTTCCAAACCGGCATCATGGAAGGCGCGGATGGTGTTGCGCAGGCCATTGAGCCCATTGGGGCCATAATAGCGATTGGCCGGGGCAAAGAAGCCAAGGGTGTTATAGCCCCAGAAATTGCGCAGGCCCTTTTGCAGCAGGAAGTCGTCGTCCGGAAAGGCGTGGATGGGCAGGAGCTCGACGGAGGTGACGCCGGTCGACTTGATGTAGTCGATGACTTCCTTTTGCCCGAGACCTTCAAACGTCCCGCGCAGTTCTTCCGGGATGGCCGGGTGCAGCTGGGTAAAGCCTTTGACATGGGTCTCGTAGAATATCGTGCGTGCCCAATCGATATCGGGCATTGTATCATTGCCCCAGTCATAGGATTTTGGGTCAATGATGCGGCCCTTGGGCATGAAGGCGGCGCTGTCGGCGTCGTTGAAGGAGAGGTCCTTCTCTTCCGCCTCGGCATTGTAGCCGAAGAGCGCAGGGTTCCACTCCACTGCGCCGACGATTTCGCGGGCATAGGGATCGAGGAGGAGTTTTGCCGGGTTGAAGCGGTGACCATGTTCGGGTTCGAACGGGCCATGGACGCGATAGCCATAGCAGGTGCCGGGACGCAGGCCGGGCACATAGCCGTGCCAGATCTCATTGGTATATTCGGGGAGATCGACGCGGCCGATCTCGGTTTTTCCCGTCTCGTCATAGAGGCACAATTCGACCCGCGACGCATAGGCAGAGAACAGCGCGAAATTTGTGCCCTCCCCATCCCAGTGTGCGCCCAACCGACGATGGTCCCCGGCCTCGACTGAGAACCGCGAAGATGAAGTGGACATGAATGTGTCTCCGTTGCCCGCCGACAACGGCCAGAGCTCGGCCTTGGTTGCACGGGCCGACTTCGCGCCAGCGGCGCTATCCCTCAGCAATGGGGACGAGGTGGCGGGCCGCCATGTCGATGAAGGCCGACTGATTGGTGCCGACGCAATGCAGATGGATGGCCTGCGGGTCGCGGGTGGCGAGGGCCTCGATCCAGGCGCGGTGCCGGCCGGGGTCAGCCGAAATGGCAACGCTTTTGCGGATCTCGGCTTCGCCGACAAGGCGCGCAACCGTGTCGAAGTCCGACGGGCGGCGCAGATCCCAGGCGGCCTCGCCGCCAATGGCGGCGGGGCCCCATTGCTCCAGTGCCATCTCAAGCGCTTCCGCCTCGGTGTCGGCCCATGAGAGGGCCTGCTGGATATGGATCGGCTTGTGTTCGCCGCCATTCTCCCGGAAGGCATCGACAACGCGGCGCACCGTGTCGAGATCGCCGCCCACGGTCAGCAGGCCATCGGCCCAGCCGCCGCACCAGGCCGCCGTCCTTGGCGTCATGGCCGCGCCGAAGAGGGGCACGGGATGATCGGGCAGCGAATAGAGCTTTGCCTCGATGACGGTGACACGGCCGCGATGAGTGACTGTCTCGCCATCGAACAGGGCCCGGATGATATCGACGCATTCGCGCAACAGCGCATTGCGTTCGGCCTTTTCGGGCCAGGGCAGGCCGGTGATGGACTCGTTGATTGCCTCGCCGGTACCGAGCGCCAGCCAGAAGCGGGACGGGAACATTTCGCCGAGCGTCGCGGCGGCCTGGGCTATGATGGCGGGATGGTAGCGATAGCCCGGAGCGGTGATCGAGCCGATGGGAAAGGCGGTGGCCTCAAGGGCCGCGCCGAGCCAGGACCAGGCAAAGCCGGAATGGCCCTGGCGTTCGCTCCAGGGCTGAAAATGATCGGACGACTTGGCACAGGAAAAGCCCGCAGCCTCTGCCTTTTTGACCAGCTCAACCAGGGTACGGGGCGAAAACTGCTCATGGGAGGCGTGGTAGCCGATACTGGTCATGCATACTCCGTCCAGTTGTCGATCAGCTCGCCTGTGGTGCAGGTCGACAATTGCTGGCCGAAGCGAGAATGAAAAAGGGTGAGGGCAGCGTCATGGGTCTCGTCGGCGGAGCCGAAGACAGCGTCACTGGGCAGGATGATGCGGTAACCGAGATCGATGGCCCCGATGATGGCGGCCATGACGCAGACGTCGGTCTCCCCACCCGTGATCACCAGCGTATCGATGCCGCGTTGCTGCAGGGCGGCATGCAACTGCGTTCCAAGCCAGGGCGAATAGACGCTTTTGTCGAGCACATGTGCGGGCGGGACGAACCGCTGCAGCGACGGGACAAGGTCGATGAGCTCGGGGGTGAGACGCTCGCCAGTCATGGCGGGCCAGC is from Devosia sp. SD17-2 and encodes:
- a CDS encoding isochorismatase family cysteine hydrolase, which translates into the protein MADAAARRVHLCIDVQTMFATDTDWCAPWLTRTLPAIEALVERDPARTVFTRFIPAQTAEHAIGAWQDYYRRWPAMTGERLTPELIDLVPSLQRFVPPAHVLDKSVYSPWLGTQLHAALQQRGIDTLVITGGETDVCVMAAIIGAIDLGYRIILPSDAVFGSADETHDAALTLFHSRFGQQLSTCTTGELIDNWTEYA
- a CDS encoding TIGR03885 family FMN-dependent LLM class oxidoreductase, which gives rise to MTSIGYHASHEQFSPRTLVELVKKAEAAGFSCAKSSDHFQPWSERQGHSGFAWSWLGAALEATAFPIGSITAPGYRYHPAIIAQAAATLGEMFPSRFWLALGTGEAINESITGLPWPEKAERNALLRECVDIIRALFDGETVTHRGRVTVIEAKLYSLPDHPVPLFGAAMTPRTAAWCGGWADGLLTVGGDLDTVRRVVDAFRENGGEHKPIHIQQALSWADTEAEALEMALEQWGPAAIGGEAAWDLRRPSDFDTVARLVGEAEIRKSVAISADPGRHRAWIEALATRDPQAIHLHCVGTNQSAFIDMAARHLVPIAEG
- the glgX gene encoding glycogen debranching protein GlgX yields the protein MSTSSSRFSVEAGDHRRLGAHWDGEGTNFALFSAYASRVELCLYDETGKTEIGRVDLPEYTNEIWHGYVPGLRPGTCYGYRVHGPFEPEHGHRFNPAKLLLDPYAREIVGAVEWNPALFGYNAEAEEKDLSFNDADSAAFMPKGRIIDPKSYDWGNDTMPDIDWARTIFYETHVKGFTQLHPAIPEELRGTFEGLGQKEVIDYIKSTGVTSVELLPIHAFPDDDFLLQKGLRNFWGYNTLGFFAPANRYYGPNGLNGLRNTIRAFHDAGLEVILDVVYNHTAEGNEMGPTLSFKGIDNFSYYRTMPGDPRYYINDTGTGNTVNTSHPRVLQMVTDSLRYWAEDMHVDGFRFDLGTILGREPEGFDQRGGFFDAVGQDPVLSQVKLVGEPWDIGPGGYQVGGFPPGWAEWNDKYRDTIRDYWKDTDHISQDFAARFTGSGDVYDLRGRRPWAGVNFLTAHDGFTLHDLVSYNDKHNEANGEDNNDGHNDNRSYNYGAEGETDDENIVAIRERQKRNFLATLFLSHGTPMLLAGDEFSRTQHGNNNGYAQDSEISWIHWDHSENAKSLTDFVRKLIAIRQAQPLVHRENWRDMMSVTWYNPGGGEQQTAHWLDGGATTLGLRLSRDDLKDQDGIWWEVVVLFNPHDGEVDFVLPERADGSDWIVEIDTAALEDHRATPTHGTIKMAPRSLVLLR
- a CDS encoding serine hydrolase domain-containing protein — protein: MSNGSLPLIGGFAEDRFAPVARAFSENFTQREELGGAVAIYHGNKLVVDLWGGSRDAASNAPWQADTITLMMSVAKGISAICVAMVADRGLLSLDAPVSQYWPEFAAEGKEKVTVREALSHLAGIPVTDLAKPGDFYHWDRMISAIANQKPLWPVGEQQVYHSSTLGFIAGELIRRVTGKTLGTFLREEICAPRGFDYFIGMSEAERARCATIVPSANNVVNAAKREPVESVAYRMWQSVPVEEDYNSTLWRQNEIPSVNGHGTARAVAGIYNAVINPGPNGEKPLVGQETLAQFLTEQRARGENAEKGRLRMAVGFMLNSPPHRAMGPNPEAFGHSGAGGSQAFADPVAGLSLCWTTNKMHDGGDIGPRAAAIIEAAYASIA